In Nitrospirota bacterium, one genomic interval encodes:
- the cax gene encoding calcium/proton exchanger — MLVFVPVSIMLEVLHTGHIWIFASSALAIIPLAGLMGKATEHLSHSIGAGAGGLLNATFGNAAELIIALMAMQRGLYDVVKASIAGSIIGNILLVLGLSVIAGGIKHKKQTFNRTAAGMGATLLTLSTIGLVVPAIFHLVAGSAFVEQEKELSLEIAIVLFATYLLSLIFTLKTHKHLYNGDTANLEDEALHVSGWSRKKSVLVLLGATCFVGLMSEFLVGAVEHTAATLGLTQVFVGVIIVAIIGNAAEHSTAVLVALKNQMDLAINIAVGSTIQIALFVAPVLVFASYAMGQPMNLLFTTFEVVSIALAVGIVSIISMDGESNWMEGVQLVAVYIILAIAFYFLP; from the coding sequence ATGCTCGTTTTCGTACCTGTCAGCATTATGCTTGAAGTCCTGCACACCGGACACATCTGGATCTTTGCCTCTTCCGCCCTCGCCATCATTCCGCTTGCGGGACTGATGGGAAAGGCAACCGAGCATCTGTCCCACTCCATCGGCGCAGGGGCAGGGGGTCTGCTGAATGCAACGTTTGGAAATGCCGCAGAACTGATTATTGCCCTTATGGCCATGCAAAGGGGGCTCTATGACGTTGTAAAGGCATCCATTGCCGGCTCCATCATCGGCAATATCCTTTTGGTCCTTGGACTCAGCGTGATAGCAGGCGGCATCAAACACAAGAAACAAACCTTCAATCGCACTGCCGCAGGAATGGGGGCAACGCTCCTTACGCTGAGCACGATTGGCCTGGTAGTCCCGGCTATATTTCACCTTGTGGCCGGGAGCGCCTTTGTAGAGCAGGAAAAGGAGCTGAGCCTTGAGATCGCAATCGTACTGTTCGCCACTTATCTGCTGAGTCTCATTTTCACCCTGAAGACACACAAACACCTGTACAATGGAGATACCGCTAATCTGGAAGATGAAGCCCTTCATGTCTCAGGATGGAGCAGGAAGAAGTCCGTACTTGTGCTGCTTGGCGCAACATGCTTCGTCGGCCTGATGAGTGAATTCCTGGTTGGTGCAGTTGAGCATACTGCGGCAACCCTTGGTCTTACTCAGGTCTTTGTCGGCGTCATTATTGTTGCCATAATTGGCAATGCCGCTGAACACAGTACAGCAGTCCTCGTAGCCTTAAAGAATCAAATGGACCTTGCAATTAATATAGCTGTAGGTTCAACTATCCAGATTGCCCTGTTCGTGGCACCGGTTCTCGTATTTGCAAGCTATGCAATGGGCCAGCCTATGAATCTGCTGTTCACAACATTTGAGGTAGTGTCAATCGCACTGGCAGTTGGGATAGTAAGCATCATATCAATGGATGGAGAGTCGAACTGGATGGAAGGGGTGCAGTTGGTAGCGGTGTATATAATACTGGCAATAGCATTCTACTTCCTGCCGTAG